The Plasmodium sp. gorilla clade G2 genome assembly, chromosome: 6 genome has a segment encoding these proteins:
- a CDS encoding phenylalanine--tRNA ligase: MLLPKTILSNEGRILCNTINHPLKTVKNKIENFFKFENIDNLKSEICIKQNFDDLNVPLTHPVRNIRDTFYLNENYIKNYNSILSTYYTPFDILNTFYKYYLSNKLLSHDKIILKRTHMTSHLNDLLKGSYTNVIYTGQVYRKDEIDKYHYPIFHQTDGFLIKPETFNVEIELKKKLEELIYYLFNKNNIEIKWESDTSFPFTHPSYELYIKRKQDNKWIEILGCGKIKNEVLAMSLYHNHINKIIENEITIYNKTLLNSFQQKFLSNEKETKHQSDLINHLCNKQLNHNIQIKINEFLKNINYQGWAFGIGLERLCMLLYDINDIRLFWSNDKRFINQFKENQITTFRPFSNFPCIQKDISFYIKEYFNETSFFQICRDIANDNIEQVQKIDKYYDPKNNLTSLCYRITYRSHNKNLTHKEVNDIQNQIIQTLMDQFEVSIR, from the coding sequence atgttattaCCCAAAACTATCTTATCCAATGAAGGAAGAATATTATGTAATACGATTAACCACCCATTAAAAactgtaaaaaataaaatcgaAAACTTTTTCAAGTTTGAAAATATTGACAATTTAAAAAGtgaaatatgtataaaacaaaatttcGATGACCTTAATGTACCTTTAACACATCCTGTAAGAAATATTAGAGATAccttttatttaaatgaaaattatataaagaactATAATTCTATTCTTTCAACATATTATACACCAtttgatattttaaatacattttataaatattacttaagcaataaattattatctcatgataaaataatattgaaaagaACTCATATGACGTCACAtttaaatgatttattaaaagGGTCTTATACAAATGTTATTTATACAGGTCAAGTATATAGAAAAGATGAAATTGATAAATATCATTATCCTATATTTCATCAAACTGATGGATTTCTTATAAAACCAGAAACGTTCAATGTAGAaatagaattaaaaaaaaaactagaagagttaatatattatttatttaataaaaataatattgaaataaAATGGGAAAGTGATACATCCTTCCCATTTACACATCCttcatatgaattatatataaaaagaaaacaagATAATAAATGGATTGAGATTTTAGGAtgtggaaaaataaaaaatgaagtaCTTGCTATGTCCTTATAtcataatcatataaataaaattattgaaaatgaaattactatatataataaaacattattaAATTCTTTTCAACAAAAATTCTTatcaaatgaaaaagaaacaaaacaTCAATCAGATCTTATAAATCATTTATGTAATAAACAACTTAAtcataatatacaaataaaaataaatgaatttcttaaaaatattaattatcaAGGTTGGGCTTTCGGTATAGGATTAGAAAGATTATGTATGcttttatatgatattaatGACATTCGTTTATTTTGGAGTAATGACAAAAGATTCATTAACCAGTTCAAAGAAAATCAAATAACGACATTTCGTCCATTTAGTAATTTCCCATGTATTCAAAAAGACAtctcattttatattaaagaatatttCAATGAAACGTCcttttttcaaatatgtAGAGATATtgcaaatgataatattgaaCAGGTACaaaaaatagataaatattatgatccTAAAAATAATCTAACTAGTTTATGCTATAGAATTACTTATAGATCACATAATAAAAACCTAACACATAAAGAGGTCAATGATATACAAAATCAAATTATTCAAACACTTATGGATCAATTTGAAGTTTCCATAAGGTGA